The Natrinema salifodinae genome includes a window with the following:
- a CDS encoding flippase — translation MSRDILRGIVSIAGSNVAVMVLAFPLTPILVRFLGSAQYGDYAFMLSFLSVAWVFVNGGVFDGMRKYIAEEREMANWQEYVFGFYFRVALVFAVPSALVIGLAAYVGVIEFALDATFRTYFYLIGVLIVARQLRAVGRSVLMGLGDEHLSEPLLILEKFFFWPVALGLVYTGLGVSGVLVGHIVAVLLSATTAFVILSRRVSIAALFRRTPPDFPRRTLVSFNNRTIVLMFLLNALLYTDILLLHPIAGSEQAGYYQAAIVITDFLWLVPFAVQLTLLHSSSELWSNGRRERINEVSALATRYVFLVTMLFCVGIAVLADSFVPLYYGGEFEAAIRPLQFLLIGVVGFAVARPIFAIGQGKGTLRTLIYATGAAVAFNLVLNLLLIPRYGTNGAAVATSIGYGSMLIFHVWSARRLGFDPLGDFRFGRILATTVVTGVVIYPLDAVIGSPVVSLLLVPPVGLVIFLLTAVTVGAIDDDDIIYMLERSPERVQRMIP, via the coding sequence ATGTCTCGAGACATTCTCCGTGGGATCGTCTCTATCGCGGGGTCGAACGTCGCCGTCATGGTGCTAGCGTTCCCGCTCACGCCGATACTCGTCAGATTCCTCGGAAGCGCGCAGTACGGTGACTACGCGTTCATGCTCTCCTTTCTCAGCGTCGCCTGGGTGTTCGTCAACGGCGGCGTCTTCGACGGAATGCGGAAGTACATCGCCGAGGAGCGCGAGATGGCGAACTGGCAGGAGTACGTGTTCGGCTTCTACTTCCGCGTCGCGCTCGTCTTTGCCGTTCCGAGCGCGCTCGTGATCGGCCTCGCGGCGTACGTCGGCGTGATCGAGTTCGCGTTGGACGCGACGTTTCGGACGTACTTCTATCTGATCGGGGTGTTGATCGTCGCCCGACAGCTCCGGGCCGTCGGTCGGAGCGTCCTGATGGGACTCGGCGACGAGCACCTCTCGGAGCCGCTGTTGATCCTCGAAAAATTCTTCTTCTGGCCGGTCGCTCTCGGACTCGTTTACACCGGACTGGGCGTCTCCGGCGTCCTCGTGGGGCATATCGTGGCGGTGTTGCTTTCCGCGACCACCGCGTTCGTCATCCTCTCTCGTCGGGTCTCGATCGCGGCGCTTTTCCGGCGGACTCCGCCGGACTTTCCGCGCCGGACGCTGGTCTCGTTCAACAATCGGACCATCGTGCTGATGTTTCTCCTGAACGCGTTGCTGTACACGGACATCCTCCTCCTCCACCCGATCGCCGGAAGCGAACAGGCCGGCTACTATCAGGCGGCGATCGTGATCACGGATTTCCTGTGGCTCGTTCCGTTCGCGGTCCAACTTACCTTACTGCACTCCTCGTCCGAACTGTGGTCGAACGGGCGTCGGGAACGGATCAACGAGGTTTCCGCGCTCGCGACTCGCTACGTGTTCCTCGTGACGATGCTGTTCTGCGTCGGAATCGCGGTGCTCGCGGATTCGTTCGTCCCGCTGTACTACGGCGGCGAATTCGAGGCCGCGATCAGACCGCTCCAGTTCCTCCTGATCGGTGTCGTCGGATTCGCGGTCGCGCGGCCAATCTTCGCGATCGGCCAAGGGAAAGGGACGCTCAGGACGCTCATCTACGCGACCGGTGCCGCCGTCGCGTTCAATCTGGTTCTCAATCTCCTCCTCATTCCGCGCTACGGAACGAACGGTGCCGCAGTCGCGACGAGCATCGGGTACGGGTCCATGTTGATTTTTCACGTCTGGAGCGCTCGACGGCTCGGGTTCGATCCGCTCGGCGATTTCCGATTCGGTCGCATTCTCGCGACCACCGTCGTGACTGGTGTCGTCATCTATCCGCTCGACGCGGTCATCGGCTCACCCGTCGTCTCCCTCCTTCTCGTCCCGCCGGTCGGTCTCGTCATCTTCCTGTTAACGGCCGTAACGGTCGGCGCTATCGACGACGACGACATCATCTACATGCTCGAGCGGTCCCCGGAGCGGGTACAGCGGATGATCCCGTGA
- a CDS encoding polysaccharide lyase produces the protein MGTERNSGRETPGQRHQRARPDDFNRRSVLKLIGAGSIPLAAGSVAAADSDQASLWSFVTEESARSISYEFVVRRDAEGLAVEFTDAGAESPTGQAIEGGTWPDRDFIDESSDGVIHAGGATGEGFGDAFAVTGEVVAVWIEDTEAMWVEQNGTAVTDGDLFLNDRPNPNEWIEESTSTDDPSPDFIETFDSGIQAFDNGWEQQTMSAVSSPTRPDGSGTALETEIQAGSHYGGAGQIEMSGAIGYEPDELHQRYWIYFGENTAPTDDCKAPGFSGDPDRNLAGTTEPNGYNGWSARGSYHPASGGVEPGYYVYHVDQPDWWGTYETWGTTLSLGQWYQIDQYIDLNTPGRNDGVLKGWVDGELEYESDGWRWRDTDDLSVYSFWHDTYHGGNGTPNQTYRLYTDEYQCWAEQGEIL, from the coding sequence ATGGGTACGGAGAGAAACAGCGGTCGTGAAACGCCCGGGCAACGTCACCAGCGCGCCCGACCGGACGATTTCAACCGCCGATCGGTCTTGAAACTGATCGGGGCGGGTTCGATCCCGCTCGCTGCCGGCTCGGTCGCAGCCGCCGACTCCGACCAGGCGTCGCTCTGGTCGTTCGTCACCGAGGAAAGCGCCCGGTCCATCTCCTACGAGTTCGTCGTCCGGCGTGACGCGGAGGGACTCGCGGTGGAGTTCACCGACGCGGGAGCCGAATCGCCGACCGGCCAGGCGATCGAAGGCGGAACGTGGCCGGACCGAGACTTCATCGACGAGAGCAGTGACGGTGTGATTCACGCCGGTGGCGCTACTGGTGAAGGGTTCGGCGATGCGTTCGCCGTCACCGGGGAGGTCGTCGCCGTTTGGATCGAGGATACTGAGGCGATGTGGGTCGAGCAGAACGGAACAGCGGTGACCGACGGCGACCTGTTCCTCAACGACCGACCGAACCCGAACGAGTGGATAGAGGAGTCGACTTCGACCGACGATCCGTCGCCCGACTTCATCGAGACGTTCGACTCCGGTATCCAGGCGTTCGATAACGGGTGGGAACAACAGACGATGAGCGCGGTTTCGTCTCCGACGCGACCCGACGGCTCCGGGACCGCACTCGAGACCGAAATCCAGGCGGGATCGCATTACGGCGGCGCGGGACAGATCGAAATGAGCGGAGCGATCGGCTACGAACCGGACGAACTCCACCAGCGCTACTGGATCTACTTCGGAGAGAACACGGCGCCGACGGACGACTGTAAGGCGCCCGGTTTCAGCGGTGATCCGGACAGAAACCTGGCGGGGACGACGGAACCTAACGGATACAACGGCTGGTCGGCGCGCGGCTCGTATCATCCCGCGAGTGGCGGCGTCGAACCGGGATACTACGTCTACCACGTCGATCAACCCGACTGGTGGGGAACCTACGAGACGTGGGGAACGACGCTTTCGCTCGGTCAGTGGTATCAGATCGACCAGTACATCGATCTGAACACGCCTGGCCGGAACGACGGCGTACTGAAAGGGTGGGTCGACGGAGAACTCGAGTACGAGTCCGACGGCTGGCGCTGGCGGGACACCGACGACCTGTCCGTGTACTCGTTCTGGCACGACACGTACCACGGCGGGAACGGAACGCCGAACCAGACGTACCGGCTCTACACCGACGAGTACCAGTGTTGGGCCGAGCAGGGCGAGATCCTGTAG
- a CDS encoding glucosamine inositolphosphorylceramide transferase family protein — translation MSSRRALFRRDSVVHDLRWKAGEVVTRGRRSARTDPASAATTTGETTGTTIPPTPRDFPHEPLSPRPVRGVNNPVLTADALSGRGGATFVADPFCFVDDGTWHLFFEIFTMHRDPPAVIGHAGSRDAGATWSVSDAVLRTDTHLAFPYVFEWEGSYYMLPDRWDHVDGEPRDIKLYQASRFPDSWTEVATLVSPTHRLNDVVAVRYDDRWWAIGGDGRNLYAYYSDELAADDWTPHADNPVVADRPSGARPGGRPIVGRDRILLYLQDCAASYGSQLRAFEVTRLTPERYADREHPRSPVLTPEDDLIGWNAGKMHHLDAVYVDGEWRCLVDGNIGLQRVFGNQHWSIGLFEA, via the coding sequence ATGAGTTCGAGGCGCGCGTTGTTCCGACGCGACTCGGTCGTCCACGACCTCCGGTGGAAGGCGGGCGAAGTCGTAACTCGCGGTCGTCGGTCCGCTCGAACCGACCCCGCGAGCGCGGCGACGACGACCGGCGAAACGACCGGGACGACGATCCCGCCGACGCCGCGCGATTTCCCTCACGAACCCCTGTCTCCGCGGCCGGTACGAGGGGTCAACAACCCGGTTCTGACCGCCGACGCTCTTTCCGGCCGCGGCGGGGCAACGTTCGTCGCCGACCCCTTCTGTTTCGTCGACGACGGCACGTGGCACTTGTTCTTCGAAATCTTCACGATGCACCGCGATCCGCCGGCGGTCATCGGTCACGCGGGGAGCCGCGACGCCGGCGCGACGTGGTCGGTTTCCGACGCCGTCCTCCGGACCGACACCCACCTCGCCTTTCCGTACGTCTTCGAGTGGGAAGGGAGCTATTACATGCTCCCCGACCGGTGGGACCACGTCGACGGGGAGCCGCGAGATATCAAACTGTACCAGGCGAGTCGGTTCCCCGACTCGTGGACCGAGGTCGCGACGCTCGTCTCGCCGACCCATCGGTTGAACGACGTCGTTGCGGTCCGCTACGACGACCGCTGGTGGGCCATCGGCGGGGACGGCCGCAACCTCTATGCCTACTACAGCGACGAGTTGGCGGCCGACGACTGGACGCCCCACGCCGACAATCCCGTCGTCGCGGACCGACCGAGCGGCGCCCGGCCTGGCGGTCGGCCGATCGTCGGGCGTGATCGAATCCTTCTGTACCTGCAAGATTGTGCCGCCAGCTACGGGTCCCAGCTCCGGGCGTTCGAAGTGACCCGGTTAACGCCGGAGCGATACGCGGATCGCGAGCATCCCCGGTCACCGGTCCTCACGCCGGAAGACGACCTGATCGGCTGGAACGCCGGCAAAATGCACCACCTCGACGCGGTGTACGTCGACGGCGAATGGCGGTGTCTGGTCGACGGGAACATCGGATTACAGCGCGTGTTCGGGAACCAGCACTGGTCGATCGGCCTCTTCGAGGCCTGA
- a CDS encoding glycosyltransferase encodes MNVLQLPWFEENPYHHELGEALERHDVSVQFSTGYPKDIVRTVLEGGLPDVLHLHWISWFLISDNRLLSACKAAVFVAGVFCAKLLGVRIVWTVHNVFEHERRDPRLERFFKRHLVRYAFDDVIVHCEGAKRQLLAAYGLPDSVSSKLVTVPHGNYVDAYENDLSSAEATERLGLPDDATVIAFFGSIKPYKRVPALIDAFSELDDENARLLVAGNPADDDARRSVVAAARRDDRVETVLEFVPSAEVQVYMNAADVVVLPFEDILSSGSVLLAMSFGNPIVAPKEGCLPELLADQRELLYDAADDRGLERALERARSADLAVLGRRNYERALTYDWNAIAGRTRRIYAARRPSIPRTTENRSLREELSRND; translated from the coding sequence ATGAACGTCTTGCAACTCCCGTGGTTCGAGGAGAATCCGTATCACCACGAGTTAGGCGAAGCGCTCGAGCGACACGATGTCTCGGTTCAGTTCTCGACCGGGTATCCGAAAGATATCGTCCGAACGGTCCTCGAGGGCGGGCTCCCCGACGTTCTCCACCTGCACTGGATCTCGTGGTTCCTAATTTCGGACAATCGTCTTCTCTCGGCGTGTAAGGCCGCGGTCTTCGTCGCCGGAGTGTTCTGTGCGAAACTGCTCGGCGTCAGAATCGTCTGGACGGTTCACAACGTGTTCGAACACGAGCGACGCGATCCGCGACTCGAGCGATTCTTCAAACGCCACCTCGTTCGGTACGCGTTCGACGACGTGATCGTCCACTGCGAGGGGGCGAAACGGCAGCTACTCGCCGCCTACGGACTTCCCGACTCCGTCTCCTCGAAGCTGGTGACGGTCCCGCACGGGAATTACGTCGACGCCTACGAGAACGACCTTTCGAGCGCGGAGGCAACCGAGCGCCTCGGCCTCCCGGACGACGCGACCGTCATCGCGTTTTTCGGCTCGATCAAACCGTACAAGCGCGTCCCGGCGCTGATCGACGCGTTTTCCGAACTCGACGACGAGAACGCTCGACTGCTCGTCGCCGGCAACCCGGCGGACGACGACGCCAGGCGCTCGGTCGTCGCGGCCGCACGTCGAGACGACCGCGTCGAGACGGTCCTCGAATTCGTTCCGTCCGCGGAGGTGCAGGTGTACATGAACGCGGCCGACGTCGTCGTCTTACCGTTCGAAGACATTCTCTCCTCCGGGAGTGTCCTCCTCGCCATGTCGTTTGGCAATCCGATCGTGGCTCCGAAAGAGGGGTGCCTTCCCGAACTCCTCGCCGACCAGCGAGAACTGCTCTACGACGCGGCCGACGACCGCGGGCTCGAGCGGGCCCTCGAGCGCGCGCGCTCGGCTGATCTCGCCGTGCTCGGACGACGCAATTACGAACGGGCGCTGACCTACGACTGGAACGCGATCGCCGGCCGAACCCGTCGCATTTACGCGGCGCGACGGCCCTCGATACCCCGTACGACCGAAAACCGATCCCTCCGCGAGGAGCTATCGAGAAATGACTGA
- a CDS encoding lipid II:glycine glycyltransferase FemX gives MERGARNATDLRAARVETIEDVNRNQWNHVVDQAAHSSVFQRYEWIAAIEAGTTNPPAHVVAYKKDNPVGIFPNFVTDIEKTPFKRLRSIEPGFGGPLVTTDEAASLDLMFEEIDAVCGREVITHLFQPIDPASVRYQPRFEADGYRPNVSNCRFVIDLRKGWETIVAEMSSSRRRNIRNGHDEDTDVVDREITRETIDQFYLNYCSVMDRLGETPYPLAFFVALLELRDRIKVFSLSVDGDKRGMLFYLLDDERSSVHYFFSGVTEDDFAYNASELLHEHAIKWGIENGYETYDLGMTSADFDDGLFKFKAKFGGEVVPVISWEKGCSRVLWPLFRAGRRAYQRYDSPSG, from the coding sequence ATGGAACGAGGAGCACGGAACGCGACCGACCTTCGCGCGGCACGCGTCGAAACGATCGAGGACGTCAACCGGAACCAGTGGAACCACGTCGTCGACCAAGCAGCTCATAGCAGCGTCTTTCAGCGGTACGAGTGGATCGCCGCGATCGAGGCCGGAACGACGAATCCCCCCGCCCACGTCGTCGCGTATAAGAAGGACAACCCGGTCGGGATCTTTCCGAACTTCGTCACGGATATCGAGAAGACACCGTTCAAGCGACTGCGGTCGATCGAACCCGGATTCGGCGGGCCGCTGGTGACGACGGACGAGGCCGCTTCTCTGGACCTGATGTTCGAGGAAATCGACGCCGTCTGCGGCCGAGAGGTGATCACCCACCTCTTCCAACCGATCGATCCGGCCAGCGTTCGGTACCAGCCGCGGTTCGAAGCGGACGGCTACCGACCGAACGTCTCGAACTGCCGATTCGTGATCGATCTGCGGAAGGGCTGGGAAACGATCGTCGCGGAGATGAGTAGCTCCCGCCGGCGGAACATCCGCAACGGCCACGACGAGGATACCGACGTGGTCGACAGAGAAATCACGCGCGAAACGATCGATCAGTTCTACCTGAACTACTGCTCGGTCATGGACCGCCTCGGAGAAACGCCGTATCCGCTGGCCTTCTTCGTGGCGCTGCTCGAACTCCGCGATCGGATCAAGGTATTCTCGCTCTCGGTCGACGGCGACAAACGCGGAATGCTCTTTTACTTGCTCGACGACGAGCGGTCATCGGTTCACTACTTTTTCTCGGGCGTAACCGAGGACGACTTCGCGTACAATGCCTCGGAACTGCTCCACGAGCACGCGATCAAGTGGGGGATCGAGAACGGGTACGAGACGTACGATCTCGGCATGACGAGCGCGGATTTCGACGACGGGTTATTCAAATTCAAGGCGAAATTCGGCGGCGAGGTCGTCCCGGTTATCTCGTGGGAGAAAGGGTGTTCCCGGGTGCTGTGGCCCCTCTTTCGCGCGGGCCGGCGCGCCTATCAGCGGTACGATTCGCCCTCCGGATGA
- a CDS encoding polysaccharide lyase, which yields MKVTRRRILAFCGVIAGSLAAVARNYSPIPTDDSVDDASGDANPPEAVVPPADVEVAEGVEMVTDLYVDFLDWEWMGQFTEQDPIGNVDLIRDEAYYERSLSVEIPEGAHYGTSLHYRFSNELSWEPEELWASYYVYFPESFDPEGQVGKLPGPAGTYENAGWGGRRSNGTNGWSARMGFRNGESDTIGLDYYVYHADMDDYFGDLFNWDRSLSKGQWHRIDQYIRLNAPGEDDGILAGWVDGDKAYDRRDVRFRETAELKIEDYWFTVYWGGTNSSPADNRILFDNLTLRTRA from the coding sequence ATGAAAGTCACACGACGGCGGATCCTGGCTTTTTGCGGCGTTATCGCGGGCAGTCTCGCTGCCGTCGCACGGAACTATAGTCCGATACCGACGGACGATTCGGTCGACGACGCTTCGGGAGACGCCAACCCGCCGGAGGCCGTGGTCCCGCCGGCGGACGTCGAGGTAGCCGAAGGGGTCGAGATGGTCACCGACCTCTACGTCGATTTTCTCGATTGGGAGTGGATGGGACAGTTCACCGAGCAGGATCCGATCGGCAATGTCGACCTGATCAGGGACGAAGCCTACTACGAACGCTCGCTCTCCGTCGAAATACCGGAAGGAGCCCACTACGGAACGTCGCTTCACTACCGCTTCTCGAACGAGTTATCCTGGGAGCCGGAGGAGCTCTGGGCGAGTTACTACGTGTACTTCCCCGAATCGTTCGATCCGGAGGGACAGGTCGGCAAACTTCCCGGCCCGGCGGGAACCTACGAGAACGCCGGCTGGGGCGGGAGACGGTCCAACGGAACGAACGGCTGGTCGGCACGAATGGGATTCAGAAACGGCGAGTCCGATACCATCGGGCTCGATTACTACGTGTATCACGCCGACATGGACGATTATTTCGGCGACTTATTCAACTGGGACCGGTCCCTTTCGAAGGGACAGTGGCACCGAATCGACCAGTACATTCGTTTGAACGCGCCGGGAGAGGACGACGGTATCCTCGCCGGATGGGTAGACGGGGACAAGGCGTACGACCGGCGGGATGTTCGGTTTCGGGAGACGGCCGAGCTAAAGATCGAAGACTACTGGTTTACCGTCTACTGGGGCGGTACGAATTCGTCGCCGGCGGACAACCGAATACTGTTCGACAACCTCACGCTTCGAACGCGGGCGTAG
- a CDS encoding lipid II:glycine glycyltransferase FemX codes for MSITIEERNGEHLDEWNSYVDRSSHALPFHRRSALESIAAHSDHELHPLVGYKGQEPIGLFPLFETTMGPFTVVSSPPIETGIAYMGPLELGLNGAKQRNVEKTRRRFVQGALEWIETELEPDLIQIRCTSGYTDVRPFLWEDFEVTPTYTYTLPLGDDPDELLSSFSSDARANIRQFDASECTVEVGGYDDLGTLNEQVRSRLAEKGLDHNLSTAFLEELYEELGPDRVRPYVCVREDEIVGGVLVLREGGTVYGWIGGTVPSVDAPVNEGLDWAIIRDGIEEGLDRYDLHGAMERGVTEYKSKFNPELTPLYEIERKSSGAKAASGLLDQMPNSISSLIN; via the coding sequence ATGAGTATCACTATCGAAGAGAGAAACGGGGAGCACCTCGACGAGTGGAATTCGTACGTCGACCGGTCGTCGCACGCGCTGCCGTTTCACCGCCGATCGGCGCTCGAGTCGATCGCTGCCCACTCCGATCACGAGTTGCATCCGCTCGTCGGATATAAGGGCCAGGAGCCGATCGGGCTGTTTCCGCTCTTCGAGACGACGATGGGTCCCTTCACGGTCGTCAGCTCGCCGCCGATCGAGACCGGAATCGCGTACATGGGGCCGCTGGAGCTCGGGTTGAACGGCGCGAAACAGCGGAACGTAGAGAAGACCCGCCGTCGGTTCGTTCAGGGAGCGCTCGAGTGGATCGAAACCGAACTCGAGCCGGACCTCATACAGATCCGGTGTACGAGCGGCTACACGGACGTCCGCCCGTTCCTCTGGGAGGACTTCGAGGTCACGCCGACCTACACGTACACGCTCCCGCTCGGCGACGATCCGGACGAGTTGCTCTCGTCGTTCTCGTCGGATGCGAGAGCTAATATCCGCCAGTTCGACGCGTCAGAGTGTACGGTCGAGGTCGGCGGGTACGACGACCTCGGGACGCTCAACGAACAGGTTCGGTCGCGGCTCGCGGAGAAAGGGCTCGATCACAACCTCTCGACGGCGTTTCTCGAGGAGCTATACGAGGAGTTGGGGCCGGATCGGGTTCGGCCGTACGTCTGCGTCAGGGAGGACGAAATCGTGGGCGGCGTCCTCGTTCTCAGAGAGGGTGGGACAGTATACGGCTGGATCGGCGGGACGGTCCCCTCGGTCGACGCCCCCGTGAACGAGGGCCTCGACTGGGCTATCATCCGGGACGGGATCGAAGAGGGCCTCGATCGCTACGATCTCCACGGCGCGATGGAGCGAGGGGTCACCGAGTACAAATCGAAGTTCAATCCCGAACTGACGCCGCTGTACGAGATCGAACGGAAGTCCTCGGGAGCGAAGGCCGCCTCGGGGCTGCTCGATCAGATGCCGAACTCGATCAGCTCGCTGATCAACTGA
- a CDS encoding peptidoglycan bridge formation glycyltransferase FemA/FemB family protein gives MSLTVTVIDTIEEANRNQWNHVVEQSDIGTVYHRYEWLRAIEYGTPHNPRHLLVSKKDNPIALFPNFLVGGNRLPFHHLESIARGPGGPIATTEEETAVQLLLEAVPDACNGTVISNQIRTCGQDYARYHGIFEENGYKQKLTDCDFKLDITREWEDILAEMASSRRRAIRQGHENDFEIVDKEITTQTMSEFYDGFVSVMDRVGGDRPPRRFFLELTEFAERVKVLSLYADGAERGSILLLLNDEAKMIRYQESAVEEEHFEYNASELLHEHAIKWGRRNGYETYDFGGTDLDFRDGLFRFKEKFGAQPVPALVWERGCSTPAWPAYRIGRRLYQRLHA, from the coding sequence ATGTCTTTGACCGTTACCGTCATCGATACTATCGAAGAAGCAAACCGAAATCAGTGGAATCACGTCGTCGAGCAATCCGACATCGGCACCGTCTACCACCGATACGAATGGTTGCGAGCCATCGAATACGGGACCCCACACAACCCGAGACACCTCCTGGTCTCGAAGAAGGACAATCCGATCGCTCTCTTCCCGAATTTCCTCGTCGGCGGCAACCGGCTACCGTTTCACCATCTCGAATCTATCGCACGTGGACCAGGCGGACCGATCGCGACGACCGAAGAGGAAACGGCCGTCCAACTACTCCTCGAGGCGGTCCCTGACGCGTGTAATGGGACGGTTATCTCGAATCAAATTCGGACGTGTGGGCAGGACTACGCGCGGTATCACGGTATATTCGAAGAAAACGGGTACAAACAGAAACTCACGGACTGCGACTTCAAACTCGATATCACCCGAGAGTGGGAGGACATTCTCGCCGAAATGGCTAGTTCGAGGCGCCGTGCGATCAGGCAAGGCCACGAGAACGATTTCGAGATCGTCGACAAAGAGATCACCACTCAAACGATGTCGGAGTTCTACGACGGATTCGTATCGGTGATGGACCGCGTCGGCGGAGACCGTCCTCCGCGTCGGTTTTTCCTCGAACTAACCGAGTTCGCCGAGCGGGTCAAGGTGCTCTCGCTGTACGCGGACGGGGCGGAACGGGGCTCGATACTCCTGCTCCTGAACGACGAAGCGAAGATGATTCGGTATCAGGAGTCCGCGGTCGAGGAGGAACACTTCGAATACAACGCATCGGAGTTACTCCACGAACACGCGATCAAGTGGGGCCGTCGAAACGGATACGAGACGTACGACTTCGGCGGGACGGATTTGGACTTCCGGGACGGGCTGTTCCGCTTCAAGGAAAAGTTCGGAGCCCAGCCGGTCCCGGCACTGGTCTGGGAACGCGGTTGTTCGACGCCAGCGTGGCCCGCATATCGGATCGGTCGCCGTCTCTACCAACGACTCCATGCATGA
- a CDS encoding glycosyltransferase, with protein sequence MTERRPSTIPRRRRAERQRRDSKGHVAVFQTAMEIGGIERVLLNLVRELADRGYTVDLVLVRSDGAFVADVPDDVRIVDLDPPTVPGIGVFSAVPSLVRYLHRADPGVLLSGKPHTNLVALAAGRCSRTEVRTVLSLNAMLSHHVASVDTLKYRTIIRLSKHAYRFADEIVVASDGSKIDAATVLELPTDAMRVIHNPVVTPQLRDQAREPIDHPWFTDDAPPVVLGVGRLHPHKNYATLIRAFARVRETRDARLVILGDGERRDRLTSLVAELELEADVSLPGSEPNPYPYMRRASVFALPSITEALPLALIEAMACACPVVATDCSSGPVEILEDGRVGPLVPVNDFDALADAILETLADPPDEALLRDRAMDFSAARIADEYERALFPE encoded by the coding sequence ATGACTGAGCGACGGCCGTCGACGATCCCGAGACGACGCCGAGCCGAACGGCAGCGGCGCGACTCGAAGGGGCACGTCGCCGTCTTTCAGACCGCGATGGAGATCGGCGGGATCGAACGGGTGCTGCTCAATCTGGTGCGGGAACTGGCCGACCGCGGGTACACCGTCGACCTCGTACTCGTCCGGTCGGACGGAGCGTTCGTCGCCGACGTACCCGACGACGTCAGGATCGTCGATCTCGACCCGCCGACAGTCCCCGGCATCGGCGTTTTTTCGGCCGTTCCGTCGCTGGTGCGGTACCTTCACCGAGCGGACCCCGGAGTGTTGCTTTCGGGGAAACCGCACACCAATCTCGTTGCGCTCGCTGCCGGTCGCTGCTCGCGGACGGAGGTACGGACCGTGCTGAGTCTCAACGCGATGCTCTCGCATCACGTCGCGAGCGTCGATACGCTGAAATACCGGACGATCATCCGGCTCTCGAAGCACGCGTATCGGTTTGCTGACGAAATCGTCGTCGCGTCGGACGGATCGAAGATCGACGCCGCTACCGTCCTCGAACTGCCGACGGATGCGATGCGGGTAATACACAACCCGGTCGTGACGCCGCAGTTGAGAGACCAGGCGAGAGAACCCATCGATCACCCGTGGTTCACTGACGATGCTCCGCCCGTCGTGTTGGGCGTCGGTCGCCTCCACCCGCACAAGAACTACGCAACCCTGATACGCGCGTTCGCGCGGGTGCGGGAAACCAGGGACGCCAGGCTCGTCATTCTCGGCGACGGGGAGCGAAGAGACCGGTTGACGTCGCTCGTCGCGGAGTTAGAGCTCGAAGCGGACGTCTCGCTGCCGGGAAGCGAACCGAACCCGTATCCGTACATGCGACGGGCCTCGGTGTTCGCGCTCCCGTCGATCACGGAGGCGCTTCCGTTGGCCCTGATCGAGGCGATGGCGTGTGCGTGCCCGGTCGTCGCGACCGACTGCTCGAGCGGCCCGGTGGAAATCCTCGAAGATGGTCGAGTCGGGCCGCTGGTTCCTGTGAACGATTTCGACGCGCTCGCCGACGCGATTCTCGAGACGCTGGCCGATCCGCCCGACGAAGCACTCTTGCGCGACCGTGCGATGGACTTCTCGGCGGCGAGGATCGCGGACGAGTACGAACGGGCGCTGTTTCCCGAGTAA